The genomic stretch CACGGGGAGGTGCACAACCCCGCGAAGGTCCTCTACGGCCGGCTGCCCGGCTACCGGCTGTCCGCGGCCGGCGAGGGCATGGCCGCCACGGCGGCGAAGTGGTTCTCCGGCAAGGACGTCACCCACCTCGTCTCCAGCCCCCTGGAGCGGGCGCAGCAGACGGCCGCGCCCATTGCCGAGTCGCTGGCCCTGCCGGTGCAGATCGACGAGCGGCTGATCGAGGCCGGCAACGCCTTCGAGGGTCTGCGGGTGGGTGTCGGCGACGGCGCCCTGCGGGTGCCCCGGCACTGGTGGAAGCTGCGCAACCCGTTCCGGCCGTCGTGGGGGGAGCCCTACGTCGAGATCGCCGCACGCATGCTCGCCGCCGTCGAGGCCGCGCGGGACGCCGCCCGCGGCCACGAGGCGGTGCTGGTCAGCCACCAGCTGCCGATCTGGACCGTGCGCCTGCACGTCGAGGGCCGCCGGTACGCCCACGACCCGCGCCGTCGGCAGTGCGGCCTGGCCAGCGTGACGTCCCTGACCTACGACGGGGACCGGTTCGCGAGCCTGTCGTACGCAGAGCCGGCGGGTGCCACGGATCCCGACGCGGTGCCCGGGGCATGAGGCGGACCCTCCTCGCGCTGGGCACGCTCGCCGCGCTGACCGCGTGCTCGACCGGGTCGGACCAGGTCGCGGTGAACAACGGAGGCGAGTTCCGGTTCGTCGAGGCGACCCCGTCCGGCGAGGTCATCCCCGTGGACGAGCGGGCCGCCGCACCCCAGTTCGCCGGCACGCTGCTCGACGGCAGCGACTTCGAGTCCTCCGAGCTCGGCGGCGACGTCGCCGTCCTCAACTTCTGGGGCAGCTGGTGCGGGCCCTGCAGGGTGGAGACGCCCGAGTTCCAGGAGGTCTACGCCGACGTCCGCCAGGACGGCGTGCAGTTCCTGGGGCTCAACGTCAAGGAGAGCAGCGAGCAGTTCGCCCTGGCGTTCGTGGACCGCTTCGGCATCGAGTTCCCCTCCCTCTACGACCCGCGGGGAGAGGTGGCGCTGGCGTTCCGGGACTACCCGGCGACGGCGATCCCGTCCACGATCGTCCTGGACCCGCAGGGACGCGTCGCCGCGGTGTACACCGGAACGGTCTCGCAGGAGGACCTGCGCGGCGTGATCGACCTCGTGCTCGAGGAGGGCTGAGCAGTGGGTGAGACCTTCGCGGGTCTGGTCGCCGACGGCCCCCTGCTCGTGGCCGCCGGGGTCGCCGCGCTGGTCGGGTTCATCAGCTTCGCCTCACCGTGCGTCCTGCCGCTGGTGCCCGGCTACCTGTCCTACGTCACGGGGCTGGTCGGCACCGGCGCCGCGGCCACCACCGCCGCCACGCCCGCCCAGGGGCCGGGGAGCACGGCGACCGCGGTCCGGACCGACGTCGTCCCCCGTGCCCGCATGGTGCTCGGTGCCCTGCTGTTCGTGCTGGGCTTCACCGCGGTCTTCGTCGCGTTCGGCGCGGCCTTCGGCGGGCTGGGCCGGCTGATGCTGGAGCACCAGGACCTGCTCAACCGGATCTTCGGCGTCGTCACGGTCCTCGTCGGACTGGGTTTC from Blastococcus sp. PRF04-17 encodes the following:
- a CDS encoding histidine phosphatase family protein — encoded protein: MSERTVVHLLRHGEVHNPAKVLYGRLPGYRLSAAGEGMAATAAKWFSGKDVTHLVSSPLERAQQTAAPIAESLALPVQIDERLIEAGNAFEGLRVGVGDGALRVPRHWWKLRNPFRPSWGEPYVEIAARMLAAVEAARDAARGHEAVLVSHQLPIWTVRLHVEGRRYAHDPRRRQCGLASVTSLTYDGDRFASLSYAEPAGATDPDAVPGA
- a CDS encoding TlpA family protein disulfide reductase; the protein is MRRTLLALGTLAALTACSTGSDQVAVNNGGEFRFVEATPSGEVIPVDERAAAPQFAGTLLDGSDFESSELGGDVAVLNFWGSWCGPCRVETPEFQEVYADVRQDGVQFLGLNVKESSEQFALAFVDRFGIEFPSLYDPRGEVALAFRDYPATAIPSTIVLDPQGRVAAVYTGTVSQEDLRGVIDLVLEEG